In the Alistipes sp. ZOR0009 genome, ACTTAGAAGTAACCAAATGAGTTGGCCCTGTCGTTCCCGGTTTATTAACTTCCTTACCTGTTATGTATGAAAAACCAACGTATTGTCTCCTACCCTTATAAGGAAATAGGGTATAGTTCAACGTATTTTTCTCATACGATATGGAAACTTTATGAAAAGTAAATTCAGTCTTATCTGGTTCATCGCCCTTTAAAAAGTTATTAACCTGATAGTACTGATCATTGTTACGCCCAAAATTATATCCAAATTTGAAAAAGGAGGAAGAACTAACAGGAAACCCGTAATTAACCCGCCCAAAGTACTCGTATTGCTTGATGTAACTTGGACGCAAATCTTCAAAAAATGGCTCAGGATTGCTATTAAAAAAATCTAAGCGCTGCAAGGTAAAAACTACATCGTAGAAGAATGGCTTTCCATAGGCAAAATCCTGACGCATTCCCATTTGAAAAGAGCTATACAATTTTCCAAAGTAAATATTGCTAAAAAGACGAGTGTAATTTTTAGCGAAATGCTTATAAGTCAACCCCAAATATCCCTGATTCATGGAACTCGATGAAATATTTCCACCAAAATCCAAATCTAAATCATTATTTGCCTTTATTTTCAACCTCAAATCGTACAATCTTAACGTATCGTTGTAGGTTGCTATCGGATATATAGACGTTATCGTATTATCACTTAGCAACTTAAAATACTCATTTTTAAACTTTTTAAAATCAAAAGTTGACTTTTTCCTAGATTGAAATACATTTGTTACATAGTCACGTTGGCTACTACTCAAACCATCTATTGCTATAGATCTAAACTGCAAATTTGGTAGTTCCCGCTTATACAAACCTCGCTTTATACTTAAATCTAAGGGTGTTACGCGCCTATCCACTCGTTGCTTAATTGAATCTAACTTAGCTAAAGTTGCCCTATACGCCTTATCAATAATTTCTTCCGCTTTCGAAAAATCCAAAAGAGATACATCTCCGTAAATATTCTCAATGGTAATTCCCTTCTCCCGAGGTATTTTGTAATTCGTTTTAGAAACAATCATAGTTTCGATCTGTTTCAGAATATTTTCCTCATCAGGTTTTTCTGGATTACTAGCACAATTTGAACCAATTATAAAATCAGGATTGAAATCGTTTTCCAAAACATCCCAAGGAAAGTTATTGTAGATACCACCATCGAAAAGTAAAGATGAATCAATAGAAATTGCCTTAAAGAAGAAAGGAAAAGTCATAGAAGCACGAATAGCTGACCCTACATCACCTTTTCTAGCAACGTACTGCTTAGAGTTATAAACATCGGAAGCCACGCATCGAAACGGTATAAATAAGCTGTCAAAGTTACTTTTAGCTCTGGCTGTAGGTCCGGCAAAATGCTGAAGAATGGCAAGATCCATTTGGTGAGTAGGAACTAAATTGGTTGGAAGCTTAGCTGATGAAATGGAATCCTTTAAGCTAAATTTGAAAGAAAACATGGAAGCTCCAGGATCCAACTTTTTATACAGATACAGGTATTCATCTTCTATCTGCCCTGTAGACCAACGCAAAAACTCTGGAGAGGTAACCATTTTTATCATCTCTTCAGGAGACATACCAATAGCATACATTCCCCCAACCAATGCTCCCATCGAGGTTCCCGAAATATAGTCTATAGGTATATTATTCTCCTCTAAAGCTTTTATTACCCCAATATGCGATAATCCTTTAGCGCCTCCACCACTTAACACCAACCCCACACTTTGCGACTGACCGAAGTAATAAGTAAAAAGAAGAATGACTAAAAGTAAAGTCCTTTTCATTCTTAAGTTAATATATTTGCATACAGTGATAAAATTAATTCTAAAAGTTAACACCCAGCATGAAACTAAAAAAATTAGCTTTTTTATGTACAATAATGGTAGGAGTAGGTATAAATGCTATCGCTCAAAAAGAACCCATTGTAACCATAAAAACGTCGGAAGGCACCATTAAGCTGAAGTTGTACAATGATACCCCACTTCATCGGGACAACTTTATTAAGCTAGCAAAAGATAATTTTTATAGTGGAATTATATTCCATAGGGTTATCAAAAATTTTATGATACAAGGCGGTGATCCTGATTCAAGAAATCCGAAAGCCGATTCTACTTACGGAGAAGGTGGCCCAGGCTACGACATACCTGCTGAAATAGTGAAGACCCACTTTCACAAAAAAGGCGTACTAGCCGCTGCTCGTGAGGGTGATAAGGAAAATCCAGAACGTAAATCATCAGGTTCACAGTTCTATATAGTTCAAGGCAAAAAATTTACAGATGACGAGCTCGATAAAATTGAAAAACGGGTAAACGAAAGGCTGAAAGCATCCTTATCCCAAAAGATTTTTACTGAGGAGATACCCAAAACCGAAAATAAAGATCTTTCGCCTGAAGAACTTAAAAATAACATCAACATTAAAGTTGAAGCACTACTGAACGCAACTGCACCCTTTAAAATTTCTGAAGAAAGACGAGAAGTTTACAAAAAAGTAGGTGGCTCGCCTCATTTAGACGAATCATACACTATCTTTGGCGAAGTTATTGAGGGATTGGATGTAGTTGACAAAATAGCGGCAACGCCAACCAACAAAAAAGATCGTCCATTAAAGGATATCTTCATCGAAAGTATCAAAGTAAAAAGATAAGAAACTATGCTCGAGCAAATACAGCAGCTTTTAGCAGAGGTTGAAGCATTCAAAGCAGAAAATCTTCAACAGGTAGAAGAATTTAGAATCAAGATGTTAGGCAAAAAAGGCTCCATCACCCTCCTATTTGCCGAGTTTAAAAATGTACCTGTTGAGCAAAAAAAGGAAATAGGTCAAAAAATCAACGTGCTCAAGGATGCTGTTCAAGATAAAATTAACGAGCTAAAGGAAATTCTAGAAAATAAGGAAGACGATGGCGAAAAAGTTGATCTTTCGCGTCCTGGCTCTCAAGATGAAATTGGCTCAAGACACCCCATTTCGTTGGTTAAAAACGAAATGATTGGAATCTTCAAAAAGTTAGGCTTTTCAGTTGCTGAAGGTCCTGAAATAGAAGATGACTGGCACGTATTTGGTGCGCTAAATTTTCCACCAGAACATCCTGCCAGAGACATGCAGGATACCTTCTTCATTGAAAAAGATCCCGATATTTTGCTTCGTACTCATACAAGTTCCATACAGGTACGCACTATGCAAACGCAAAAACCACCTATCCGAGTTGTTTGCCCAGGTAGAGTTTTTCGTAACGAAGCAATTTCTGCACGTGCACACTGCATTTTCCACCAAATAGAAGGACTTTACATAGACGAAAATGTTTCGTTTGCAGATCTTAAACAAACACTGCTCTACTTTGCTAAAGAGCTATTCGGAGAAAACGTAAAAATACGCCTTCGCCCATCCTACTTCCCATTTACAGAACCTTCTGCAGAAATGGACGTATCGTGCACAATTTGCGGTGGTAAAGGTTGTAACGTTTGCAAGCATACCGGATGGCTAGAAATTATGGGCTGCGGGATGGTAGATCCAAACGTGCTCGAAGCTTGTGGCATTGATAGCAAAAAATACAGCGGATATGCGTTTGGAATGGGACTAGAACGTATAGCAATGCTCAAATACGAAATTAGAGATCTTCGTCTTTACTTCGAAAACGATGTTAGATTCTTAAAACAATTCAAATCATCATTATAAATCAAAAAGGCTTCCAAGTTGGAAGCCTTTTTCTATACTAATCTTCAAGAACAATCTCATACGAAACAGTACCAATACTTTTATACATAGCAGAAACACCGCAATACCTATCCTGAGAAAGACTAACTGCCTTTTCTATTTTTTCTCTGTCTAACGCACTACCTCTAAACCTATAGACTATTTTAAAGTCAGTGTAAACAACAGGATGCTCTTCTGTCTTATTAGCCTCCACATTAACATTAAAATCATCGTAGGGCATTCTCATTTTATTAAGTATCGAAACAACATCCATAGCAGTACACCCTGCTAGTGCAATTAGCATTAAAGCTTTAGGACGAGGACCTGTATCTTTACCTCCTACCGATTCATTTGCATCTATGCGCAAAGTATGGCCATTCACCTCTCCATCAAAAGCCATACCTTCGATCCATTTCAACGAAATTTTATCCGCCATAATTGTAATTTTTATATAGATATTACAAATCTATTCTTTGAATGTTTAATTGAAGGTGACAATAGTTACACAAAACAAAAAACAGCCAAGATTTTATTGGCTGCCTTTTATTTTTCCTTTAAAATAACTTTAGATTTTCATCTATTCTACTTACACCCAAATGTTTGTAAGCCAAGTCGGTTACCTCCCTTCCTCTTGGAGTTCTTTTTATAAACCCTTCTTTTATCAAAAACGGCTCGTAAACCTCCTCCACCGTACCAGGATCTTCACCTACTGCAGTGGCAATAGTATTCAACCCAACTGGACCACCCTTAAATTTATGGATTATAGTAGTCAAAATTTTATTATCCATATGATCGAGGCCATACTTATCAATATTGAGAGCTTCGAGGCAAATTCGGGCTATTTCTACGTCAATAAAGCCACTACCTTTTACCTGAGCAAAGTCCCTAACACGTCTAAGTAGCGCATTGGCGATACGCGGAGTCCCCCTGCTCCGAAAAGCAATCTCGTAAGCGGCATCATCAGAAATCCCTATACTCAAAATTGCAGAAGCTCGTTTTACAATTCGCTGTAATACAGATGAATCGTAAAATTCCAAATGAGCCTGAATACCAAATCTTGCTCGCAAAGGACTAGTTAGTAACCCACTACGAGTGGTAGCACCAATTAAAGTAAACGGATTCAATGAAATTTGAATAGAGCGAGCACTAGGTCCCTTATCTAGCATTATATCAATCGTATAATCCTCCATAGCAGAATACAAGTATTCTTCTACTACCGGAGAAAGACGATGAATTTCATCAATAAAAAGGACATCTCCTGTTTCCAAATTGGTAAGCAATCCGGCCAAATCGCCAGGCTTATCCAATACAGGACCAGATGTAATCTTCAGATTTACATTTAGTTCTCGGCTTATAATATGCGCTAAAGTTGTTTTACCCAAGCCAGGAGGACCATGCAGAAGCACATGATCTAGTGCCTCTCCACGCATAGAAGCCGCCTGAACAAATATTTTAAGATTTTCGACAACCTTCTCCTGCCCGCTAAAGTCTTCAAACTCCCGCGGACGAATTTCAGTTTCTACGTCCTTATCAAATTCAGACTTACTCCCCTCTCTAGGATCAAAATTATCTGTCATACTACAAACCTAACTTGGCAGAAATATCTAACATAGCCCGGATTGAACGTTCTGCCTTTATGCTAACCTGTTCATCAACAAAAACTTCAGGTTGCTCATATAAAAGCGTATTATACAACTTTTTTAAAGTAATGAGCTTCATGTAGCTACAATCATTGCAACCACAGGTAGAATCTAAAGGAGGTGCAGGTATGAACGTTTTGTTAGGACTAGCTTTTCTCATCTGATGAATAATACCAGTCTCGGTGGCAACTATATACTCGCTTGCTTGATCCTTTGTCGAATATTTGAGCAAGTCGGCAGTAGAACCAATATGATCAGCAACCAGCAGTATGGGCTTTTTACATTCAGGATGCGCTAGTATCTTCGAATTAGGATGCTCCTTCTTCAATTCAAGTATACGCTCTAGGCTAAACTCCTCGTGAACATGGCAAGCACCATCCCATATAACCATCTCTCTTCCAGTCGTATTCTTGATATAGTTACCTAAGTTTCTATCGGGTCCAAACACTATTTTAGCATCGGCAGGAAGGCTTTCAACTATTTGTACAGCATTGCTTGAGGTACAAACGATATCTGTTAAAGCCTTAACGTCCGCAGTTGTATTAACATACGAAATAACGGTATGGTCGGGATACAGCTTTAAAAATTCAGCAAAATCTTCGGCTTTGCACGAATCGGCTAAAGAGCAACCCGCTTTTAAGTCAGGAATTAGCACCTTCTTAGAAGGAGACAATATTTTGGCCGTCTCTGCCATAAAATGTACCCCTGCAAATACAATGATGTCAGCCTCCGTTTTGGCGGCTTGCTGCGAAAGCGCTAGGCTATCACCTACAAAATCGGCTATATCCTGTATATCGCCTGTTTGGTAGTAGTGAGCCAAGATAACGGCATTCTTTTCCTTTTTTAGCCTATCTATCTCGGCAACCAAATCGACATCGCTACCAACGGGTGCATTTACGTACCCATCCTTCAACATATCATCTCTAATAATCATTATTATCTTTTCTTTTTTAAAAAAATAGATGATGTAAATATTATCCTGTTAGCTCTGTGGAAAACTTGGATAGCATCCTTTTGCAAAAATCAGAATTAAAACTCTAAAAACAATAAGCTAACAGCTAAATGGAGTAATTCGTATTTGAAAAACAGAAGTTTCCAAACTTTATTAACAGCTGTTGATAGCGGCAGCTGGTGATAAAAAAATGGATGCTAACACTCTAAAATAGCTAGCTGTGGCTGTTGAAACCAGCTAGCTGTTTCTAAAAACTTTTGCTTTGAATTAACATACTCGATTCTTCTTAGAACTTTTTGGTAAACGAGCAAGGCTAAGTTTTGAAAAAGAGCTCACCTCAGCTCAATAGTTATTCACAAAAATAGTGTTAGCTGTTTGGCATGTTAATAACTATGAATACCAAGTTGTTTGAATAAAGCAAGAAAAAAATATCAACACATGGAAAAATGTGCATTTAGATAATTCTATTTTAAATTTTGTATATATAAAATAAAGATAATCAGTATATTATATGTAAATGTAATTAATTTTGGTAGTAGAATATGGAGCGAGTAGTAAGTCAACTGCTCGCTTGTGATTAGTAAAAATTAGAAAAACCATTTAATGTTGTTGATAAGTATATAATATTTTATTAATCAAACATATAAAGAATAATTTTTATAATGTTTTGGGATGTAAAGCTGCAATTATTCTATTTATATTGTGTTGTTGCTGCTGCTTGTCTATCCTTATGTTGTAACTTTGGAGAAATTGAAAAATTTGAACCTTATGAAAAGCCGTAAGTTGGGAATGGCATGCGATCATGCTGGTTTTCAGATGAAAGAATTGGTAAAGGTATACCTCCAGTCCATAGGTTATGAAGTTGTTGATTTTGGAACACACTCTGAAGCAAGCGTAGATTATGCTGATTTTGCTCATCCGCTAGCTTCGGCTGTTGAAAATGGAGAATTGGATTTTGGTGTGGCCATGTGCGGAAGTGGTAATGGAATTAATATGACTTTAAACCATCACAAGGGCATACGCTCGGCACTTTGTTGGAATGCGGAGATAGCAGCCCTTGCTAAGCAGCACAATAATGCCAATATATGTACGCTGCCTGCACGCTTTGTAACCTTTGAGGAGGCTAAAGCAATTGTTGATGCCTACTTGAATGCCGAATTTGAGGGAGGAAGGCACGAAGGCAGAATAAATAAAATACCTTGCTAGCAGGTAGTATTATAAAAAAATTAGGCGCGTAAGCGCCTTTTTTATTATATACCAATGATTTATAAAAATTTATATAATAAAATTAGGAAAAACTGTTGACATTAGGGTAACTTGTCTCTTCTGAAAATTTAAAGATTGAAACAATGATAGTGTCTTTTAAAAACCGGAGTACTGAGATGATTTGGATGGGGGTTTGGAAAGATTTTTTACCCGAGGATATTCAAATAAAAAGCAGAGAAAATATGGACAAACTTGATAAAATAAGTAGTATAGAAGATTTACAAGATGATAAAGTAAAAATTATGGAGGATGAATCTGGTTACTATAGCCTAGATGTTAATGATAGGTGGAGAATTATATTTCTTTGGGATGGAAGAAACGCTCAAAGAGTTCAGCTTATATGGCATAAGTAGATGTAAAATGGGGATATATTTTTATTCATATTATGATGTTATTGTGTTAAAAACAATATACACCATATATTGTAGTTGTACTTTCCTGTATAAAACTGAAGTATAGATGTTAATAGATTTCCTTGTAGTCTTCTTTTTAATTTTATCAGTCTTTTCCCCATACTTGTAGCCACATTCCTAAAAAACGGTCGTATATAAAGTACTCTCCTTCCTCTTCCAAAACCAGCTCTTTTTCTATAAGTGCTGCTAATGCAGATTGTACTGTACTTGCTGCTCCTAAATTGTATCGGCTTATAAATTGCTGAGAATTTGGTTTTAAAACTACTCCTTCTTGGGCTATAGCCTCCATAAGGCTCTACTGTCGAGAGGTTACTAGCTTAGTATATCCCTTATAAAAAGGTTCATTTTCCATCAGTACTTGTTTTACTACCTCATCCAGCTCCTTTGTTGAGTAGTAACTTACCGGTAGCGAGTATAGACGATTCAGCATATACAGTACATACCAGGTATGGACTAATACCTTTTTGTATAGCTGCACTATAAGTTCTTCTGATATCTTCTTTTCGGCTAGAGTAAACTTTTCTATGGCAAACTTTACATATTCCTCTACGGGGATTTTATCTAAAAACATCAGCTCGGTGCTCCGATAAAATGGCCGTGCAGGGCTTCTAAACATCCCTTCCATTACGTGCCGTTGACTTCCAGAAAATATAAAATGTACGTTGGATAGCTGCTGGCTGTAGCTTCTAAAGAGGGCTTCTACGTTTTGCTCGGGATAGACAAGAATTTGTTGAAACTCATCAATGGCTACAATAAATTGGTCATCATGTTTTTTCAAATATTCGAAAATTTCATCTAACGACTCCTTTGGTTGATCGTCATTGGCTAGAGTTATCTCTACCTCGGGTTGTACTGTTATTAGATCGAAAGAAAGGAGTGGCCTTAAGCTTTTAAACATGCCTAATGTTTGGTTAATAACCCGCACAGGCAAAGTATCAAGAGAGCCTAAAACCGCTTTGCCTAGCTTAATGGTAAAGTCTCTAAGATTTTTGGTAGGATAAAGGTCTATGTAGTATCCTTTAAAATCTCTTTTTCGAAAATATGCTGTATTAAGCCCGTTTTTCCCATACGCCTTGGGCTTATTAGGGTTAGGTTTCTTCCATTTAGTAGGGCGTTTACTATTCTTTCGGCCTCTGCCCTCCTATCGCAAAAGTAGGCTGGCGAGTGGTATCCAGTAACTAAAAATGGATTAGAGGGGATGCTTTTTTTCATTTCAACAGGATAAAACGAAAAATTCGTTAGGAACTTTTCGTTACGTAACGAACGTAATTGATTTTATTTAATGCAAATTTTTATGTCAGTTTTAAATAGCTATGGACTCTTTCGTCCTTTTTTATGCTGATGCTTTTATATTATTAACCATTATGTATAACCTCCAAATATGAGATAGTCGGCGTATAAGTGGCGCTGTTTTTAAATTTTTGTAGGTAAACTGGCGAATGTGCTATCTACCAGTTAATTCATTTAGTATTTTTATCTTCTTACTTTCGTTTTTATGTAAATAAAAACATTCACATACTACTATAGTTAGCTAATAAATAAATTTAAGTTAACTTTTACATTCATCTTTCGTAAAAGATGAAAGAATTCAATGTTAAAACGACTGAAGGGGATGGTTTTATAAAAGAATGCTGTAGCAATCAATCATTCTTTAAGGCATCCAAGATACGCAATAAAGGCCTTTTGCTGCAAACATTCTAATGCACGCACGGATGTGCTTCTTCAGAATATCCCTCACAAGTAACCAGTAGCAATGTAAAGCATTGCATGGCAAGAGCTGCCATGTTGAGATTGTAGCCATTTAACTGCGTGGTACCAGGTGCTGCGTAGCAAATAGGCCACTGCAGATGATGCGCTAACATCATTTACAAGTGGCCGTATAAGATCAGCTGAAATAAAAAGCTTCGCACGTTTAGGAGCTGCCGCGTCTAACTGCTGCTCCTATCCTAGCACTACTGCTAACCTTATGGTATAACGGTAAAAATACCAAAAGGTTCGAATATCCCATTCATAAGTTGTTGTAATGCCAAAAAATCAAAAAAATGGCTACACAAAAAACTAAAGGGACTTTATGGTACTATCTTCTGCTAAATCCTTTAATTAAGAATGCAGAAGAGTACAGGCCAGAGTAAGCGCAACAGATGTTTACGATGTAAACCGTATTGCAGCCGAAATGCAGAAATACAATAGCACGGCTACCATTGCCGATATTAAAGCGGTAATGGAAATTCTCTTCTTTGTGGTGTTCGATAAGGTGGCCAACGGATGTAATGTACGTTTGCCTATTGTTAACATTCGGCCTTCTATTACTGGACGTTTCACTAGTCCTGTCGACTCGTTTGATTCTAACCGTCATGCTATTAACGTAAAAGTTACTGCAGGCGAGATGCTCAACAGCAGCATCACCAATCTTCAAGTTTCCAGGTACGATTCGGTAGAAAGAGCACCTATTCTTAAGCAATTTATTAACTGTTTTACCGACAGTTCGGCTGGGTACAATGCCGGATTTATCGGTAAGGTGATGGGGAGTGAGCTTAAGTTTGATACAACCAATTCCGACGAAGGACTTTTCTTTGTAAACATTGAGAGTGGAGCAGAGGTGAAGGTTCAGCATTTTGGTAAAATAACCAACGCTGAACTTATGTTTACCCTTCCTGTTTTAACTCAGGGCGAATTCGTTATGGAGGTACGTAAAGCTTACTGTTCCGATAAGGAGATCCGAAAGGGTGCCCTAAAAAAGACAATCACCATTGAGTAACCTTCCTTTTTTGTTGACGAATGCCCTGACCTCGGTTGGGGCATTCTCTATTTTGCAATACGAAGAGGCTGAGTGAGATGTAGTGAGTAGTGAGTAGGGAATAGTGAAGGGTGACAAGAATTTTCCATTATTCATCCTTTCATTTTTCACCTTCCTTCAGCCACAAAGCGTTATTAGTGAAATTCGTGAAAATTTGTGGAATGAAAAAATTTCATTCTTTCATATTTTCATTTTTCATTAAACTAAAAGGTAGTATTTGCTTATGCTGAATTTCTCTCTTAAACCATAACCCAAAAACAGGATCTACAAGGGTTACCTTTTGAGAACTTACATCAACAATCTCTTTATCTGCTAACGCCTTCTTAATTCGGGTAACATTGGGCGATGTACCAAAGTTATACTTTGCTATTACATCCTTTTTGGTGAACTCCGAGCTTAAGCCATCGCATACCGCTCTTAGGAAGTTTAGCTGATAGCCTGTTAGGTATTCCACATCGCGCTGAAAGAGCATCGAATTTTGATTTAGCAAATCGTCTAAACCTAAGCAGAAGCTCTCGTTGTCAACCCTATTTTCGGATCTCAGCCAGATTAACCAGGAGAGCTGCTGAACGTACGAGGAGTGGTTATCTACCATTTCGCAGATCAACCGAGCGTAGCTCTCGTCTATTTCTTTTCCGCTACTCGAAAATCTACCTACGATATAATCTACCCAGCTATCTGTGCTAATCTTTGGCAGGTACAGCACATCTCCGAATTTGTAGAATGGTAAGCTTCTTTTCTCGAAAAGCAAGCTCATAAGGTGCTTTTTGCTCCCAAACAGGCAGTAGGAAACCGCAGTCTGATGTTGCCAAACGCTTCGTAGCCTTTTCTGAAAAGTTACAGGTTCTTCGAAATCCATCACCTGCTGAAACTCGTCAATACAAACAACTACCCGAACCCCCTTCTTTAGCGCAATTTTCTCCGGTAACGATAGAAT is a window encoding:
- a CDS encoding patatin-like phospholipase family protein, coding for MKRTLLLVILLFTYYFGQSQSVGLVLSGGGAKGLSHIGVIKALEENNIPIDYISGTSMGALVGGMYAIGMSPEEMIKMVTSPEFLRWSTGQIEDEYLYLYKKLDPGASMFSFKFSLKDSISSAKLPTNLVPTHQMDLAILQHFAGPTARAKSNFDSLFIPFRCVASDVYNSKQYVARKGDVGSAIRASMTFPFFFKAISIDSSLLFDGGIYNNFPWDVLENDFNPDFIIGSNCASNPEKPDEENILKQIETMIVSKTNYKIPREKGITIENIYGDVSLLDFSKAEEIIDKAYRATLAKLDSIKQRVDRRVTPLDLSIKRGLYKRELPNLQFRSIAIDGLSSSQRDYVTNVFQSRKKSTFDFKKFKNEYFKLLSDNTITSIYPIATYNDTLRLYDLRLKIKANNDLDLDFGGNISSSSMNQGYLGLTYKHFAKNYTRLFSNIYFGKLYSSFQMGMRQDFAYGKPFFYDVVFTLQRLDFFNSNPEPFFEDLRPSYIKQYEYFGRVNYGFPVSSSSFFKFGYNFGRNNDQYYQVNNFLKGDEPDKTEFTFHKVSISYEKNTLNYTLFPYKGRRQYVGFSYITGKEVNKPGTTGPTHLVTSKWQNWMGIRLYNQSYHRISDKLWTGLLLDAIVTDKKAFSNYTSSVLSAPSFTPYPQSQTIFLPNFRSDSYFAVGIMPNILFSPRIYLRAEAYAFMPFYQIEKTNDYFVTYGKLLKERFYMGSLSMVYQTVVGPLSLSVNYYDKENTKFYFVANFGFVLFNRRSLEY
- a CDS encoding peptidylprolyl isomerase, with the protein product MKLKKLAFLCTIMVGVGINAIAQKEPIVTIKTSEGTIKLKLYNDTPLHRDNFIKLAKDNFYSGIIFHRVIKNFMIQGGDPDSRNPKADSTYGEGGPGYDIPAEIVKTHFHKKGVLAAAREGDKENPERKSSGSQFYIVQGKKFTDDELDKIEKRVNERLKASLSQKIFTEEIPKTENKDLSPEELKNNINIKVEALLNATAPFKISEERREVYKKVGGSPHLDESYTIFGEVIEGLDVVDKIAATPTNKKDRPLKDIFIESIKVKR
- the pheS gene encoding phenylalanine--tRNA ligase subunit alpha; this encodes MLEQIQQLLAEVEAFKAENLQQVEEFRIKMLGKKGSITLLFAEFKNVPVEQKKEIGQKINVLKDAVQDKINELKEILENKEDDGEKVDLSRPGSQDEIGSRHPISLVKNEMIGIFKKLGFSVAEGPEIEDDWHVFGALNFPPEHPARDMQDTFFIEKDPDILLRTHTSSIQVRTMQTQKPPIRVVCPGRVFRNEAISARAHCIFHQIEGLYIDENVSFADLKQTLLYFAKELFGENVKIRLRPSYFPFTEPSAEMDVSCTICGGKGCNVCKHTGWLEIMGCGMVDPNVLEACGIDSKKYSGYAFGMGLERIAMLKYEIRDLRLYFENDVRFLKQFKSSL
- a CDS encoding OsmC family protein, with amino-acid sequence MADKISLKWIEGMAFDGEVNGHTLRIDANESVGGKDTGPRPKALMLIALAGCTAMDVVSILNKMRMPYDDFNVNVEANKTEEHPVVYTDFKIVYRFRGSALDREKIEKAVSLSQDRYCGVSAMYKSIGTVSYEIVLED
- the ruvB gene encoding Holliday junction branch migration DNA helicase RuvB, with protein sequence MTDNFDPREGSKSEFDKDVETEIRPREFEDFSGQEKVVENLKIFVQAASMRGEALDHVLLHGPPGLGKTTLAHIISRELNVNLKITSGPVLDKPGDLAGLLTNLETGDVLFIDEIHRLSPVVEEYLYSAMEDYTIDIMLDKGPSARSIQISLNPFTLIGATTRSGLLTSPLRARFGIQAHLEFYDSSVLQRIVKRASAILSIGISDDAAYEIAFRSRGTPRIANALLRRVRDFAQVKGSGFIDVEIARICLEALNIDKYGLDHMDNKILTTIIHKFKGGPVGLNTIATAVGEDPGTVEEVYEPFLIKEGFIKRTPRGREVTDLAYKHLGVSRIDENLKLF
- the nadA gene encoding quinolinate synthase NadA, whose translation is MLKDGYVNAPVGSDVDLVAEIDRLKKEKNAVILAHYYQTGDIQDIADFVGDSLALSQQAAKTEADIIVFAGVHFMAETAKILSPSKKVLIPDLKAGCSLADSCKAEDFAEFLKLYPDHTVISYVNTTADVKALTDIVCTSSNAVQIVESLPADAKIVFGPDRNLGNYIKNTTGREMVIWDGACHVHEEFSLERILELKKEHPNSKILAHPECKKPILLVADHIGSTADLLKYSTKDQASEYIVATETGIIHQMRKASPNKTFIPAPPLDSTCGCNDCSYMKLITLKKLYNTLLYEQPEVFVDEQVSIKAERSIRAMLDISAKLGL
- the rpiB gene encoding ribose 5-phosphate isomerase B, with protein sequence MKSRKLGMACDHAGFQMKELVKVYLQSIGYEVVDFGTHSEASVDYADFAHPLASAVENGELDFGVAMCGSGNGINMTLNHHKGIRSALCWNAEIAALAKQHNNANICTLPARFVTFEEAKAIVDAYLNAEFEGGRHEGRINKIPC
- a CDS encoding type II toxin-antitoxin system RelE/ParE family toxin; the protein is MIVSFKNRSTEMIWMGVWKDFLPEDIQIKSRENMDKLDKISSIEDLQDDKVKIMEDESGYYSLDVNDRWRIIFLWDGRNAQRVQLIWHK
- a CDS encoding ATP-binding protein, coding for MFKSLRPLLSFDLITVQPEVEITLANDDQPKESLDEIFEYLKKHDDQFIVAIDEFQQILVYPEQNVEALFRSYSQQLSNVHFIFSGSQRHVMEGMFRSPARPFYRSTELMFLDKIPVEEYVKFAIEKFTLAEKKISEELIVQLYKKVLVHTWYVLYMLNRLYSLPVSYYSTKELDEVVKQVLMENEPFYKGYTKLVTSRQ
- a CDS encoding DNA-binding domain-containing protein; its protein translation is MQKYNSTATIADIKAVMEILFFVVFDKVANGCNVRLPIVNIRPSITGRFTSPVDSFDSNRHAINVKVTAGEMLNSSITNLQVSRYDSVERAPILKQFINCFTDSSAGYNAGFIGKVMGSELKFDTTNSDEGLFFVNIESGAEVKVQHFGKITNAELMFTLPVLTQGEFVMEVRKAYCSDKEIRKGALKKTITIE
- a CDS encoding AAA family ATPase; this encodes MDKPFVFGVAAAGGNFTDRQDEAKRLLANFLSGVNTVLISPRRWGKTSLVRKVGKMAEERGVKVVFLDVFSHRTEAEFYNGFATAVIKQTSSKWEEWVENTKSFLSRVRPTISMGTDPNVDFSVGLELDEKREAVDEILSLPEKIALKKGVRVVVCIDEFQQVMDFEEPVTFQKRLRSVWQHQTAVSYCLFGSKKHLMSLLFEKRSLPFYKFGDVLYLPKISTDSWVDYIVGRFSSSGKEIDESYARLICEMVDNHSSYVQQLSWLIWLRSENRVDNESFCLGLDDLLNQNSMLFQRDVEYLTGYQLNFLRAVCDGLSSEFTKKDVIAKYNFGTSPNVTRIKKALADKEIVDVSSQKVTLVDPVFGLWFKREIQHKQILPFSLMKNENMKE